One genomic window of Cercospora beticola chromosome 5, complete sequence includes the following:
- a CDS encoding uncharacterized protein (antiSMASH:Cluster_18) has product MKFTTRTTLLATAIAAPALAAEYAAEMYASGEIHSQIMETKHAQWDADQAAGRHDPGAFTSWKNWPGQLGLILRRDPVRCENGLAVVEPLNPLQTFRCQNMDFYDFMSHRDMGSLVGEGSSSWGWRARNGREFGLIGQFDGTAFVEVKRNGKLEYIGRLPSQNPVVDRGQRWREIRVLGDRAIIGSEAVNHNVQIFDLNQLLDVDPSSPRTFSTTDDVTIFSDTLPRGRTHNVVVDWDTNTAMAVGAAPRNLTCNSGLQYFDPANPGTSPGCADQDGYVHDAQCVIYNGPDRRFRGRNICIGYNEDTVTVYDSTSRTGNPGGASEVLSRLSYPGATYCHQGWWTERNWHQFVLLNDELDEQNGVGPGASGRPVTHIIDFSDLRNPKATGTFFATDHKAIDHNLYIVDGLTYQSNYGSGIWVHDTRSISRDPTGNSVTTHAFFDIYPEDDAVGGRVAFVGTWSHFLFPSGFVLVNTIERGAFVVKIARGRGSGRGRGHGGPSRG; this is encoded by the exons ATGAAGTTCACGACTAGGACGACGCTGTTGGCTACGGCCATCGCTGCTCCGGCACTTGCGGCGGAGTATGCTGCGGAGATGTATGCCTCAGGCGAGATTCACTCGCAGATCATGGAGACGAAGCAT GCCCAATGGGATGCCGATCAAGCCGCAGGCCGCCACGACCCAGGTGCTTTCACTTCGTGGAAGAACTGGCCAGGTCAACTTGGCTTGATCCTCCGTCGCGACCCAGTCCGTTGCGAAAATGgcctcgctgtcgtcgagcCTCTCAATCCTCTTCAGACATTCCGTTGCCAGAACATGGACTTTTACGACTTCATGTCGCATCGAGACATGGGCTCTCTCGTCGGCGAGGGCTCGTCTTCATGGGGCTGGAGAGCGAGGAACGGCAGAGAATTCGGTCTGATCGG ACAGTTCGATGGAACTGCGTTCGTGGAGGTGAAGCGAAATGGCAAGCTGGAGTATATCGGACGTCTGCCCAGCCAGAACCCCGTTGTGGATCGTGGACAGCGATGGAGAGAGATTCGTGTCTTGGGCGATAGAGCCATCATCGGCAGTGAGGCTGTCAATCACAATGTTCAG ATCTTCGACCTGAACCAACTGCTCGATGTCGATCCTTCCAGCCCAAGGACCTTCTCGACAACGGACGATGTCACCATCTTCTCAGACACACTTCCACGTGGCCGCACGCACAACGTCGTTGTGGACTGGGATACCAACACTGCGATGGCAGTTGGTGCTGCGCCACGAAACTTGACCTGCAACAGCGGTTTACAGTACTTCGACCCTGCGAACCCTGGTACTTCTCCGGGCTGCGCTGATCAAGACGGCTACGTGCACGATGCTCAATGCGTGATC TACAACGGCCCTGACCGCCGCTTCCGTGGTCGCAACATCTGCATCGGCTACAACGAAGACACCGTCACAGTCTACGACTCGACTTCCCGAACTGGCAACCCAGGCGGAGCCTCCGAAGTCCTTTCCCGCCTATCTTACCCAGGCGCAACATACTGCCACCAAGGCTGGTGGACCGAGCGCAACTGGCATCAATTCGTTCTTCTCAACGACGAACTCGATGAGCAGAACGGAGTCGGACCAGGTGCTTCCGGCCGCCCAGTCACCCACATCATCGACTTCTCTGATCTACGCAACCCCAAAGCTACTGGCACATTCTTCGCAACAGATCACAAGGCCATCGATCACAACTTGTACATTGTCGATGGACTCACATATCAGTCGAACTACGGATCAGGAATCTGGGTTCATGATACGAGGTCGATCTCGAGAGATCCTACTGGAAACAGTGTGACCACACATGCCTTCTTCGACATCTATCCTGAGGATGACGCTGTTGGTGGACGAGTTGCGTTTGTTGGAACTTGGAGTCATTTCTTGTTCCCATCTGGATTCGTGTTGGTTAACACGATCGAGAGGGGTGCGTTTGTTGTCAAGATTGCCCGCGGTAGGGGAAGTGGACGTGGAAGGGGCCATGGTGGACCGAGTCGAGGTTAG
- a CDS encoding uncharacterized protein (antiSMASH:Cluster_18) → MYELVSSQHNIDASLTVSEAVSQYVSHSAVCYAYLADVDLEKANFAYSSGSAQPPPKATQYQAFLRHSRWLTRGWTLQELIAPNKTVFYDKLWRELGNTSVPTLQLALADLTGIETSLLHDRKHAFTLRGRQSRQVVRDQISPLHQPVNEWRKGDGSWKDDVSMINATILKQSPSSTLCLDDDGQFDVLAARPRHCWDNRRRRFFVLGNLNSRRDLMPRGSLQLQFTDSTAEKFYVSFSQARFGGRYSIELSTKEDVETGAPGTSKSKYSSARLTLPESKRTVSATFLEGDGTVQGHDVLVMSPNLFPASKMIRCHAMYPYAEVDAAYRTILAEMEELQNLARSSRPLDEIVISYKVPDNESAAGE, encoded by the exons ATGTACGAGCTCGTATCTTCGCAACACAATATCGACGCCTCCCTTACAGTCAGTGAAGCCGTAAGCCAATATGTTTCGCATTCCGCAGTCTGCTATGCCTATCTAGCCGATGTGGATCTCGAAAAGGCCAACTTTGCCTACTCGTCTGGCTCCGCACAGCCGCCCCCTAAAGCCACGCAGTATCAGGCCTTCCTGCGACACAGTCGATGGCTGACACGCGGGTGGACTCTACAAGAACTCATTGCACCCAACAAGACCGTTTTCTATGACAAGCTTTGGCGAGAGCTCGGCAATACCTCCGTTCCCACTCTACAGCTCGCTCTTGCTGACTTGACGGGCATTGAGACTTCGCTACTGCACGACCGTA AACATGCCTTTACTCTACGGGGAAGGCAGTCGCGCCAGGTCGTCCGTGACCAGATTTCGCCCCTCCACCAACCCGTCAACGAATGGCGCAAGGGCGACGGCAGCTGGAAAGATGACGTATCGATGATAAACGCAACCATACTGAAGCAAAGCCCGTCCTCCACTCTGTGCCTCGATGATGACGGCCAGTTCGACGTCCTAGCCGCCCGCCCCCGTCACTGTTGGGATAATCGTCGTCGGCGTTTCTTCGTTCTCGGAAACCTCAATTCACGGCGAGACTTGATGCCACGAGGCAGTTTGCAGCTGCAATTCACAGATTCGACGGCAGAGAAGTTCTACGTATCGTTCAGTCAGGCTCGTTTCGGAGGCCGATATAGCATCGAGCTGAGCACCAAAGAGGATGTCGAAACCGGAGCACCGGGAACAAGCAAGTCCAAATATTCCAGCGCACGTCTGACTCTCCCTGAATCGAAGCGGACTGTCTCAGCAACGTTTCTAGAAGGCGACGGAACGGTACAGGGTCATGACGTCCTGGTCATGTCGCCTAACCTCTTTCCAGCGTCCAAGATGATACGA TGCCACGCGATGTACCCGTATGCTGAGGTCGACGCCGCGTACCGCACTATCTTGGCCGAAATGGAGGAGCTACAGAATCTCGCCCGCAGCAGCCGGCCGCTTGACGAGATCGTCATCAGCTATAAAGTTCCAGACAACGAGTCGGCTGCTGGTGAGTAG
- a CDS encoding uncharacterized protein (antiSMASH:Cluster_18~CAZy:GT34), producing the protein MMSRFSRVFFLFVLLTTCFLVFLQLIKTYNGLHNISIDKLRHYTPSTTSLTYHKPWTSLLQHLPGSASTQPRIGTVTVAHGPSLKAYNLALQTHLNYNNLHSYPTHLLSQPILPGLWTKESYLLEILLHELAKPDRSTRLSWLVWFDADTIIMNNRIPLETFLPPDDQEPKGFAHEIQMLYTRDWNGLNNGVFFLRVSQWSVEFLSAVLAFRTFKPDAELRFTEQSAMENVMRMKKFEKGVVEVPPMWFNSYEPDEGKKEKGEEDGFGYRRGQLLVHFAGVGDKEKEIGKWLGALERSKEEFEVEVGETNLGKQVEEFWRGVEEEWLQNGGGGKQKEGNDGGKKEETDKIVDDGRRPKLTNSKGKTKDVGQDSRRELWDGLVL; encoded by the coding sequence ATGATGTCCCGCTTCAGCCGGGTGTTCTTTCTTTTTGTCCTGCTCACCACATGTTTTCTCGTTTTCCTTCAATTAATCAAGACTTACAACGGCCTGCATAACATCTCCATCGACAAGCTGAGACACTACACTCCTTCCACCACAAGCCTCACCTACCACAAGCCATGGACATCGCTCCTTCAACACCTTCCCGGCTCTGCCAGCACGCAACCACGAATAGGGACCGTCACAGTTGCCCATGGTCCCTCTCTCAAAGCATACAACCTCGCCCTCCAAACCCACCTCAACTACAACAACCTCCACTCCTACCCAACCCACCTCCTCAGTCAACCTATCCTCCCCGGCCTTTGGACCAAAGAGTCCTACCTCCTCGAAATCCTCCTCCACGAACTCGCCAAACCAGACCGTTCAACCCGCCTCTCATGGCTCGTCTGGTTCGACGCCGACACAATAATAATGAACAACCGCATACCCCTCGAGACATTCCTCCCACCAGACGACCAAGAACCAAAAGGTTTCGCCCACGAAATCCAGATGCTCTACACTCGCGACTGGAACGGTCTCAACAACGGAGTATTCTTTCTACGAGTTAGTCAATGGAGCGTGGAATTCCTCTCCGCAGTCCTCGCATTTCGGACGTTCAAGCCAGATGCGGAGTTGAGGTTTACGGAACAAAGCGCTATGGAGAATGTGATGAGAATGAAGAAATTTGAAAAGGGTGTTGTGGAGGTTCCGCCAATGTGGTTTAATTCTTATGAGCCGGATGagggaaagaaggagaaagggGAGGAGGATGGGTTTGGGTATAGAAGGGGACAGTTGTTAGTGCATTTTGCGGGAGTGGGTGAtaaggagaaggagattggGAAGTGGCTGGGAGCGCTGGAGAGGAGTAAGGAGGAGTTTGAGGTAGAAGTGGGAGAGACGAATTTAGGGAAACAAGTTGAAGAGTTTTGGAGGGGGGTTGAGGAGGAGTGGTTGCAGAATGGAGGGGGAGGCAAGCAGAAGGAGGGAAATGATGgtgggaagaaggaggagacaGACAAAATTGTCGATGACGGACGGAGACCGAAGTTGACTAACAGCAAGGGAAAGACAAAAGATGTTGGGCAAGATTCGAGGAGAGAGCTCTGGGATGGGCTGGTATTATGA